The genomic region ACATACTTAGAGAATTGAAAAATTCATATACATATAGAGAAATGTCTGAAATTTTTGGAATTCAAGAAACACTTATTTGTAGATACGTAAATGGAAATACTGTTCCAAGTGACGTGCAAAGTATGGAAATAATTTCAAAAGTTAAAAATAAGGAGTTTTTACTAAAATTTTTCAGAAATAAGATCAAAGTCCTTGAAGACGGATATATAGATTCTTCACAATTATTGCTTTATCCAAATTTATTAAAATTGCTTTTAGAATTATATCTTACAAAAGTATTACAACAAGACGCAGTTGACAAGATCTTTAGTATAGCTACTAACGGAGTGCCCTTCGCTACTATTGCGTCCTTAATTTTAGATAAACCATTATTAATAGCTAAAAAGCATAAAGACTCCATTAACCTAGAATATTATGAAGAAAGCCTAAAGGAAACTGATAGTGTGGTCAATAATATATATTTAAGGAAGGACCTAATAAAGAAAAATGATAGAATATTAATCGTTGATGACGTAATTAAGTCGGGTAAAACTATAAGCTCTTCTATAAAGCTTCTTCAAAAAGCAGGCGCCAGAGTAGTAGGAATATTAGTCTTGGTGGGCAATTTAGATAATATAAAGTATCTTAAAGACGAGAATATTCAAGTGATATTTAACATATGACGTTCGCGTATTTAGGAAACGGAGTGTATACAATTGATAATGAGATGTATATAATAAACACATACGAGAATAACTTTTTTATAATAGATAGTAAAGAAAATATAGGAAATTCTGAACTGATGGATATTCTAGAAATAACAAAAGGCAAAAAACCTATGTATCTTTTCTTAACTAGTTGTTGTAAATCTGTGAGTGGAGGCGCTTGGTATATTTATAAAACATTGGGAACTAGGATAATTGCTCACTATCCAGACTCCGTTAATATAAGGCACGGTGAATGTAATAATCTCACTTATACTCCTGTAAACGTATCGGTAGAGTTAAAGGGATACATAAATTATGTTGATAATATTAAAGTAATTAATTCTAAAGTACCTACAAGCGGCTCAGTTATAATCAAATGGAAAGGTTTTCTTTTTGTAGGAAATAATAAAACCCTTTCACCATATGGCAATGAAGTTAAATACGTATGTGGAGTTAATGGTTGTATAAAGGTGTGATAAAAATGGTTTATGAGCAGATTTGTGATTCTTGCGGAGAATTAAGGGAAGTAAAATACTGTAGTGTAAAAAAGATTAATGTTTGTTATCGTTGCTGTGTGGAATGTAAAACTCGCAATGTATGTAGCATACGCGTATGGTTTAAAGGACTTCAAGTCATAAGATGAAAAATGTATGTAATCATTTTCTCTACCATAACAATTGATGGAAAATTAGCATCAAAAGATTACTATAGTGAACTAAGTTGTAAATACGATAAAGTGCGCCAACATATTCTTAGGTCTGAAGTTGATGCTATAATGATAGGAGGAAATACTGTACGTATAGATAATCCTTCTCTAACTTTAAAATATGCTCATGGTAAAAATCCTATTAGAGTGATAATATCTAATAGTCTAAATTTCAATATAAATTATAAAATATTTAATACGCCTCCTCAGACTATAATATACACTTCTAATAATTCTGAGAATAAAGATATCGAAAATAAGCTAAAAGAAAAAGGAGTCATAATAAGAAAGTTAGATAACTTCAACATATGTAATGTAATGAATGACTTAGAGTCTAACTTTAATGTACATAAAGTTATGATAGAAGGTGGTGGAAAATTAATATGGAGCGTAATTAAAGAAAATTGCTTTGATGAATTAAGAGTGACTATATCTCCAAGAGTATTCGGAAATGGTGTAAGTTTAGCTAATGGTGAGGGATTTCTAGGTAAAAACTCTCCAAAGTTAGATCTAGAAGACGTAAAAATTTGTGAATGTAAGGAAGAAGTTCATTTGATATATAAAAATCATAGCAAAATAAGAAATTTATAAAAATAAAGAAAACAACTTTTAAATGAAATGCTTGTATGTGTTTTTGTATATTTCTCCTTTTTCTAAGTCACTTACTACTCTCTTATACTTGACTTGATCGCCTATACTATTTTCTCCATGTAACTTTACCCATTCGTCTAGTGGTATCTGGTATTCTTTTAGTATTTTATCTCTGTACAAGTCATTTAATACGTTGTATGTACAGAAAGGAATTACACGACCATCTGGTGTTACATAATGTATATCACATCTCATTACTCTTTGTATATCATAATTATATAAGTCCATAAAGTGCATCGTACCTAGGAATAATGTCCTATAATGCCATTCTCCTAATGCTTCGTAATTATGATTTACGATAATGTTATATAACATCTTATACACGTCGAAGTCTTTAGGTCCTTTCTCTTTGTCAATGAACTTTCTAATATTGTACAATATTTTCAATCCTACCCAATACTTATTACCTCCTTCTTTTAGCTCTTCAGCTTTTTCCTTAAAGTATTCTAGAAGTCCTTCTAGATCAATAAACTTAGATAATGGTATGAAATGAGGTTTACCTTCTCTCCATTCTACAAATACGTAAGTGCCAGCACCACAGCTAGGGTGATTAGCCATTTCAAATTGCTCTTTTCCTGTTAATGCTTCTATCAATCTAGAAAATACTACTGAGGTTCCTATAGGATACCAACTATCTCTCGTAATTTCTCCATCAGTTTGATCTTCTATGTCCTTAATGATTTCTGGTATAGTTATCCTAAATCTAGATCTCATATTTCTTTTCATCATTCCAGTTAAGCTTACTGGCTGGAAGTTTATCGCTCTTACTACATCTATGTTTTCTGCCGCAAATCTTATAATATTACCTAAATCGTTGTCATTAGTAGTTTTTATTACTGTAGGAACTAAAACCACACTAGTCATCCCTGCTCTTCTGAATACTTCTAATGTGTATGGAATCTCCCAGTGATTTTTAGGATTAGTTCTTCTATTGGTTCCATCAAAACTCATATATACGGTGTTAACTCCAGCTTCTCTCAACTGCATTGCATATTTAATAGCCTTGTCTGGATCTTCCATGTAAAGTCTTGCAAAAGTTCCTCCCCAAGTGTTTAACTGAATATGCTTAACTCCTGATTCCCTTAATAATTTTACAATTTGTACTAAATCTTCCCTTAATGTCGGTTCTCCACCAGTTATTTGAATAACTAGGGTAATCTCTTGTCTCTTAAGTTGATCTACCATGAATTTTATTTGTTCTAACGTTGGCTCAAACACATATCCTGCTTTCTCTGCATAGAAGAAGCAATACCAGCATGCTTGATCGCATCTATTAGTTATGACTAGATTAACCAATGCTGAGTGCTGATGATGCATTGGGCATAATCCGCAGTTAAATGGACAAGGGGATTTCAAATCGACATAAGGTACTTTAGGTCCTTTACCTTCATATTCCCAATAATCGAACTTGTAATACATTCCTACGTCTCCGTAGTATAAATCTTCAAATTCTCCGTGCTCTGGGCAAACTTTCCTTATATACATCTTTTCATCTTTTTCGAATATAGCTGCTGGTAATAGTCTATAACAAACAGGACATAAAGAATGAGTTACTCTTATCAGCTTTTCATTTTCGGCTAGTTTTGGCAAAGGTCCGCCTATTTTTATTTCTCTATCTCCAAATTTCACTACTCCGTTCTCATATTTTGATGGAGCCGGAAGTAATCTAAATCCTCCTTCTTTCTTCTGAGTTTCTACTTGTGCCATCCAAACATCTAGGACATTAATGATTCTAATTTATATATAAATATATTCTCCAAATAAACGGTTTATTTGGTTAATACCATCCCTTAAAATTGTCCCAACCAGATATAGCTAGCTTATTGCCTTTATACTTTATTTCATTCTCTCCTTCTTTTCCAAGTTTTCCTAAGATTTTTGGAGAAAAATTGTAATGATAAAGCCATTCAATAATTTCTTTTACTTTTTCCTTTTTCACTACAAATAAGGAAGAGAACTCTTCCCCAGAATATTTTAATATATCATTTACTCCATATCCATATCGACGTAAATTTTCGTATACACCAGGATTGATATTAAACTCCTCAATTAATATAGAATAATTTAATCTATCAGATAGATTCTGTAATGAAATAAGTAATCCATCACTGATATCGGTAGAGGATACTATATAATTACAGAATTCTTTATAAAAATTGAGTATATTTTTATTAACTATGGGATGTTTTACTCTTAACTTAGATATTTCATGTATAGGTATATTAAAATTATTTAGATATGATATAAAAACTTCCGACGTAAAACCTATTTCATCTGAAATAATTACAATATCTCCTTCTTCTGGATTGCTTTTTATATCGCAGAGTTTCTTTCCTATTCCAGCTATATCTATCCAACCGTTTTTTTCTGAATTATTTAGATCACCTCCTACATACTTTGCTTCATAATATTCAGTAGCATTAATTATTCCATAAAATAAGTCTTCTAATTGTTTATCTTCCATCTCAGAATTTACACCAATTGAAGAAAGAATTATTCTAGGTTTAGAACCGGATGTAATTATATCGCTTACTGTAGCAGTTACTGCTTTCCAGCCAATATCATAATAGTCCATAAAGGAGAAAAAATATGACAGTTGAAATCCATCTATTTTATAAGTAAAGCCGTCTTCCGTATATACATCATAGAATATGCCATGTCCTAAATATTTTGATAAACTTCTCTTTATAAACTCATGTTCTCCTATATCCTTTAATTTCATCTTTGTGCACCAAAGCCGCCGGCGGGATTTGAACCCGCGACCACCGGCTTTCTTGACCTAACCCTTACGAGGCCGGCGCTCTACCAGCTGAGCTACGGCGGCACTTATGAATTAGTATTCTGAATTTTTAAATTATATTCCTGTTTTAACTTTTCGTAGTACTTAATAGCCCTCTGTATTAGATATTCTGTTTGACCTAAGTAATTATTAGGATCCAGTACCCTTCTAATTTCGTCCGCTGTAAAATATTTCTTAATCACGTCATTTTCCATAGCTTCCTCCAGTAATGAACGACCGTTATTCTCAGCATCCCTAGAAAGTTTCATTGATAGTTCATGAGCAACATGCCTAGGCATTCCCTTTAAGGTCAAATTAATCATTAAACTTTCAGCCATGATAAGGCCTTTAGTAATTTCTATATTTTTCTTCATATTTTCAGGGTAAATTATTAAATTGTGTAATAACGAAAGCATGCTATCTAGCATTTCATCAATTATCAGAAAAGCGTGAGATAATACTATACGCTCTGATGAACTATTTGTTAAATCCCTCTCATGCCATAGAGGTATATTTTCTAATTCAGTTAAGCATAACCCTCTTATTACTTTAGCTAAACCGCTTATCTTTTCTGCAGTAACTGGATTTTCTTTATGGGGCATTGTGCTACTTCCTACTCTATTTCCTACGCCTTCACTTAATTCCCTTATTTCTGGTCTCATCAATTCCCTAACTTCTAATGCAAATCTATCTAGCTGCGAAGCAAGAATCGCTAAGTCAGAAATAATTTCGGCGAAACCGTCTCTTGGAGCAACTTGAGTTGAAATCTCATGAGGAGTCAAACCTAGTTCTTGCATTACTTTTTCTTCAATAATTTTCCCTTTATCTCCCCATGCTGCCATTGTCCCTACTGCTCCTGCAAATTTACCTTTTATAAGCCTTCTTTCCGTATCTTTTATTCTCTCTAAAGATCTAGAAAGCTCATATACATAATTTGCAAATTTAAAACCTAAGGTTATTGGTAATGCGTGTTGACCATGCGTTCTTCCTATCATAATTGTATCTTTATATTTTATGGACATCTGCGAAAGAGTATCTAGAATTTCCAATAATTTTCTTTCAATAATATTTAATGCATCTCTAAACATTAATGCATAAGCTGTATCTACAATATCGTAACTAGTAGCACCAAAATGTATGAACCTACCGCTTTCTCCAGACTTCTCGGCTAACCATACAACCATTGCCATTACATCATGTCCTAATTTTTCTTCCAACTTATCTATTTCGTTTAAATCTATATTCTCAGAA from Acidianus ambivalens harbors:
- the purB gene encoding adenylosuccinate lyase; this encodes MSICPLEWRYGSEEMRKIFSREGIIKYRIQVEIALLYALKDLGYVSQEDINIVEKVSENIDLNEIDKLEEKLGHDVMAMVVWLAEKSGESGRFIHFGATSYDIVDTAYALMFRDALNIIERKLLEILDTLSQMSIKYKDTIMIGRTHGQHALPITLGFKFANYVYELSRSLERIKDTERRLIKGKFAGAVGTMAAWGDKGKIIEEKVMQELGLTPHEISTQVAPRDGFAEIISDLAILASQLDRFALEVRELMRPEIRELSEGVGNRVGSSTMPHKENPVTAEKISGLAKVIRGLCLTELENIPLWHERDLTNSSSERIVLSHAFLIIDEMLDSMLSLLHNLIIYPENMKKNIEITKGLIMAESLMINLTLKGMPRHVAHELSMKLSRDAENNGRSLLEEAMENDVIKKYFTADEIRRVLDPNNYLGQTEYLIQRAIKYYEKLKQEYNLKIQNTNS
- the tes gene encoding tetraether lipid synthase Tes; this translates as MAQVETQKKEGGFRLLPAPSKYENGVVKFGDREIKIGGPLPKLAENEKLIRVTHSLCPVCYRLLPAAIFEKDEKMYIRKVCPEHGEFEDLYYGDVGMYYKFDYWEYEGKGPKVPYVDLKSPCPFNCGLCPMHHQHSALVNLVITNRCDQACWYCFFYAEKAGYVFEPTLEQIKFMVDQLKRQEITLVIQITGGEPTLREDLVQIVKLLRESGVKHIQLNTWGGTFARLYMEDPDKAIKYAMQLREAGVNTVYMSFDGTNRRTNPKNHWEIPYTLEVFRRAGMTSVVLVPTVIKTTNDNDLGNIIRFAAENIDVVRAINFQPVSLTGMMKRNMRSRFRITIPEIIKDIEDQTDGEITRDSWYPIGTSVVFSRLIEALTGKEQFEMANHPSCGAGTYVFVEWREGKPHFIPLSKFIDLEGLLEYFKEKAEELKEGGNKYWVGLKILYNIRKFIDKEKGPKDFDVYKMLYNIIVNHNYEALGEWHYRTLFLGTMHFMDLYNYDIQRVMRCDIHYVTPDGRVIPFCTYNVLNDLYRDKILKEYQIPLDEWVKLHGENSIGDQVKYKRVVSDLEKGEIYKNTYKHFI
- a CDS encoding phosphoribosyltransferase family protein; this encodes MIKVSKDKEIRNRLLAIDILRELKNSYTYREMSEIFGIQETLICRYVNGNTVPSDVQSMEIISKVKNKEFLLKFFRNKIKVLEDGYIDSSQLLLYPNLLKLLLELYLTKVLQQDAVDKIFSIATNGVPFATIASLILDKPLLIAKKHKDSINLEYYEESLKETDSVVNNIYLRKDLIKKNDRILIVDDVIKSGKTISSSIKLLQKAGARVVGILVLVGNLDNIKYLKDENIQVIFNI
- a CDS encoding thiamine-phosphate kinase: MKLKDIGEHEFIKRSLSKYLGHGIFYDVYTEDGFTYKIDGFQLSYFFSFMDYYDIGWKAVTATVSDIITSGSKPRIILSSIGVNSEMEDKQLEDLFYGIINATEYYEAKYVGGDLNNSEKNGWIDIAGIGKKLCDIKSNPEEGDIVIISDEIGFTSEVFISYLNNFNIPIHEISKLRVKHPIVNKNILNFYKEFCNYIVSSTDISDGLLISLQNLSDRLNYSILIEEFNINPGVYENLRRYGYGVNDILKYSGEEFSSLFVVKKEKVKEIIEWLYHYNFSPKILGKLGKEGENEIKYKGNKLAISGWDNFKGWY
- a CDS encoding 2,5-diamino-6-(ribosylamino)-4(3H)-pyrimidinone 5'-phosphate reductase; protein product: MYVIIFSTITIDGKLASKDYYSELSCKYDKVRQHILRSEVDAIMIGGNTVRIDNPSLTLKYAHGKNPIRVIISNSLNFNINYKIFNTPPQTIIYTSNNSENKDIENKLKEKGVIIRKLDNFNICNVMNDLESNFNVHKVMIEGGGKLIWSVIKENCFDELRVTISPRVFGNGVSLANGEGFLGKNSPKLDLEDVKICECKEEVHLIYKNHSKIRNL